From a single Sinorhizobium sp. RAC02 genomic region:
- a CDS encoding low temperature requirement protein A has protein sequence MTATNDERFAESACLRARGTAKEGKVAFAELFFDLVFVLTIIQLSHSLAAHYSPTGLVEAAVLMLAVWWVWIYTTWATNWLDPDKAPVRILLFVLMFFGLMLSIAIPTAFGEGGLLFALTFVAMQVGRSAFTAYVMRRDWPENSFNFTRITVWTLFSAVFWLAGAFVEHEARLVLWLIALGIDYLSPALGFVVPGLGRSTVSDWEVSGEHMAERCALFVIICLGETILVTGRTVAGMELLDGFTIILLAVAFLSTATMWWIYFRFGHGEAAHLIQHSATPGRIARMAFTYAHIPIVAGIVLSAVAEEFALAHPHGPVDFKTASAIIGGPVVFLAGNIWFKAAIRGRSPLSHLVGIAVLLCLSIVVPVVEPYQLFMAAAAVLFGVALWEFLSLKSTRADDLAQV, from the coding sequence ATGACGGCGACGAACGACGAACGCTTTGCCGAATCCGCCTGCCTGCGCGCCCGCGGCACGGCGAAGGAAGGCAAGGTGGCTTTTGCCGAACTCTTCTTCGACCTCGTCTTCGTGCTGACGATCATCCAGCTTTCGCATTCGCTGGCGGCGCATTATTCGCCGACCGGCCTTGTCGAGGCGGCGGTGCTGATGCTGGCGGTCTGGTGGGTCTGGATCTACACGACCTGGGCGACCAACTGGCTCGATCCCGACAAGGCGCCGGTGCGCATCCTGCTCTTCGTGCTGATGTTCTTCGGCCTGATGCTGTCGATCGCCATTCCGACGGCCTTCGGCGAGGGCGGTCTTCTTTTCGCGCTGACCTTCGTTGCCATGCAGGTCGGCCGCTCGGCATTCACCGCCTATGTGATGCGGCGCGACTGGCCGGAAAACAGCTTCAACTTCACCCGTATCACCGTATGGACGCTGTTTTCCGCGGTTTTCTGGCTTGCCGGCGCTTTCGTCGAGCACGAGGCGCGGCTGGTGCTATGGCTCATCGCGCTCGGCATCGATTATCTTTCGCCAGCGCTCGGCTTCGTCGTCCCAGGCCTCGGGCGCTCGACAGTGAGCGACTGGGAGGTCTCGGGCGAACATATGGCGGAACGCTGCGCGCTCTTCGTCATCATCTGCCTTGGCGAAACCATTCTGGTGACCGGGCGCACCGTCGCCGGCATGGAACTGCTCGACGGTTTTACGATCATCCTGCTTGCGGTGGCTTTCCTGTCGACCGCGACGATGTGGTGGATCTACTTCCGTTTCGGCCATGGCGAGGCGGCGCATCTGATCCAACATTCGGCAACCCCGGGCCGTATCGCGCGCATGGCCTTCACCTATGCCCATATCCCCATCGTTGCCGGGATCGTTTTGTCGGCGGTGGCGGAGGAGTTCGCGCTGGCGCATCCGCATGGTCCTGTCGATTTCAAGACGGCAAGCGCCATCATCGGTGGACCGGTCGTTTTCCTTGCCGGCAACATCTGGTTCAAGGCGGCGATCCGCGGGCGCTCGCCCCTTTCGCACCTCGTCGGCATTGCTGTGCTGCTCTGCCTCTCCATAGTTGTGCCCGTCGTCGAACCCTACCAGCTCTTCATGGCCGCCGCCGCCGTGCTCTTCGGCGTTGCGCTATGGGAGTTCCTGTCGCTGAAGTCGACGCGGGCGGACGATCTCGCCCAGGTCTAG
- a CDS encoding alpha/beta fold hydrolase, which produces MASFGLKVIRLALSSVAAVSPAAAGRAAFRLFATTPGRRSRTAKERELFARSEGWMRQAQRVELSFAGGTAVAHRFAARPCEAFAGRVLVVHGWGSQAAYLSALTEGLVAAGHEVVALDLPGHGASRGRTLTLPMAVRAIDAAWQRFGGFDYFCGHSFGGASLACAASGLVPYVPAHRPRRLVTIGSPSEMSWLFKDLGRYLKLGAKAQVALEDHVERIAGAPLSAFDAANGAGRLNTPMLVIHAEDDKEVPAMHARRYAAAGSNVTLEWANGFGHRRIVSAEPVIDRIVDFFSEDGRRIAA; this is translated from the coding sequence ATGGCATCCTTTGGCTTGAAGGTCATCCGGCTCGCGCTTTCGAGCGTCGCTGCCGTCTCTCCCGCGGCGGCCGGCCGCGCCGCTTTCCGTCTCTTTGCGACGACGCCCGGCCGCAGGTCGCGCACCGCCAAGGAGAGGGAACTGTTCGCCCGCTCCGAAGGGTGGATGCGGCAGGCGCAGCGCGTCGAACTCTCCTTTGCCGGCGGCACGGCCGTTGCCCATCGTTTCGCGGCTCGCCCTTGCGAGGCTTTTGCGGGGCGGGTCCTTGTCGTGCATGGCTGGGGCTCGCAGGCGGCCTATCTTTCCGCGTTGACGGAAGGCCTTGTTGCGGCGGGGCATGAAGTCGTGGCACTCGATTTGCCGGGCCACGGCGCGTCTCGGGGGCGCACGCTGACACTGCCGATGGCGGTTCGGGCGATCGACGCAGCCTGGCAGCGCTTCGGTGGCTTCGACTATTTCTGCGGCCATTCCTTCGGCGGCGCGTCGCTGGCCTGTGCCGCCAGTGGCCTCGTACCGTACGTGCCCGCGCACCGGCCGCGCCGGTTGGTGACGATCGGCTCGCCGAGCGAAATGTCGTGGCTGTTCAAGGATCTCGGCCGCTACCTGAAACTCGGCGCCAAGGCCCAGGTCGCGCTGGAAGATCACGTCGAGCGTATCGCCGGCGCACCGCTTTCGGCCTTCGATGCGGCAAACGGGGCAGGGCGCCTCAACACGCCGATGCTGGTCATCCATGCGGAGGACGACAAGGAGGTGCCGGCCATGCATGCGCGGCGCTACGCCGCCGCCGGGTCGAATGTCACGCTGGAATGGGCAAACGGTTTTGGCCACCGCCGCATCGTTTCCGCTGAGCCGGTGATCGACCGCATTGTCGATTTCTTTTCGGAGGACGGGCGGCGCATCGCCGCCTGA
- a CDS encoding pyridoxamine 5'-phosphate oxidase family protein codes for MTIVTSVDQLNALYGEPGEASLVKVTNFLLPEYRAMIEASPFMALATVGPEGLDCSPRGDAGSVIHIEDERTLMLPDWRGNNRIDSLSNIVRDPRVALMFLIPGSNTTMRLNGRAVVRIDEAITERFEMDGRHPRSVVVITIEEVYSQCARAVLRADLWNPEKFRDTACLPTVGQMLASAKKGFDGVAYDREWPGRAAKSMW; via the coding sequence ATGACCATCGTCACCTCGGTCGACCAGTTGAACGCGCTTTACGGCGAACCGGGCGAAGCCTCGCTCGTCAAGGTGACGAATTTCCTGCTACCGGAATACCGCGCGATGATCGAGGCCTCGCCCTTCATGGCGCTCGCCACCGTGGGACCGGAGGGGCTCGACTGCTCACCGCGCGGTGATGCCGGCTCCGTCATTCACATCGAGGACGAGCGCACGCTGATGCTGCCCGACTGGCGCGGCAACAACCGCATTGATTCCCTCTCCAACATCGTGCGCGACCCACGCGTCGCCCTGATGTTCCTCATTCCAGGCTCGAACACCACCATGCGCCTCAACGGCCGCGCCGTGGTGCGTATCGACGAGGCCATCACCGAGCGCTTCGAGATGGACGGCCGGCACCCGCGCTCCGTCGTGGTGATCACGATCGAGGAGGTCTATTCGCAATGCGCCCGTGCGGTGCTGCGCGCCGACCTCTGGAACCCGGAGAAGTTTCGCGATACCGCCTGCCTGCCGACCGTCGGGCAGATGCTCGCGTCTGCCAAGAAGGGGTTTGACGGTGTTGCCTATGATCGGGAATGGCCGGGGCGTGCTGCCAAGAGCATGTGGTAG
- a CDS encoding DUF971 domain-containing protein, whose product MSDLWPTELRVSKDRQRLVVTFNDRASFDLSAEMLRVLSPSAEVQGHGPGQKLTVPGKRNVAIISMIPTGNYAVRIGFDDFHDTGIFTWSYLRELGEKGADLFADYERELAEKGMSRDMSEKPR is encoded by the coding sequence ATGAGCGATCTCTGGCCGACCGAACTGCGTGTCTCGAAGGATCGCCAGCGCCTCGTCGTGACCTTCAACGACCGCGCGAGCTTCGACCTTTCTGCCGAAATGCTGCGTGTGCTGTCGCCGTCGGCGGAAGTGCAGGGCCACGGGCCGGGACAGAAGCTGACCGTGCCGGGCAAGCGCAATGTCGCGATCATCTCCATGATACCGACGGGCAATTACGCCGTGCGCATCGGCTTCGATGATTTTCATGATACCGGCATCTTCACATGGTCCTATCTCCGGGAACTCGGGGAAAAGGGCGCTGACCTCTTCGCAGACTACGAGCGCGAGCTTGCGGAGAAGGGCATGAGCCGCGATATGTCAGAAAAGCCGCGATAA